The window GTTTTAAGCTTGGAAGTATTCCCTGTGACGAGTTCCGAAAGATCCACCTTGAAGCGGGCCGCTATCTCTACAAGGGCGCCAATAGAAAAATCTTTTTCCCCCGACTCCCACTGGTTGTACTCGGCCTGATCGAACCCCAGCTCTTTGGCCAAAGTTTCAGCGGAAATTTCTTCAATCTCCCGCAGGACCTTCACCCTCTGGATAATTTCCTTTGTTGTTTCGGACATAGGGCCTCCTTCTAAGCAGAGAATTCTACAATAACAGGAGGAAAAATTCAATTATATCCCGGGATGATCCCTCAGCACTTCTTCCTCGGCTTCTTCCTCAAACTGGCGTGTATAAAGATCGTGGTAATGGCCCTTTGCGCGCATAAGTTCCTTATGGGTCCCCCGTTCTATGATTTTGCCATTGTGCACTACAAGGATGATATCGGCGCCTCTAATAGTAGAGAGGCGGTGGGCAATGACGAAACTTGTACGGCCCTCAAGGAGATGGTGAATGGCATTCTGGAGGAGCATTTCCATCTCCGTATCCACTGAGCTTGTAGCTTCGTCCAGGATGAAAATCCTGGGGTCAGCCAGGACTGCCCTGGCAAAGGAGATGAGTTGCTTCTCGCCTGTGGAGAGCCTGTCGCCCCCCTCGCCTACTTCTGTGTCAAAGCCGTTTTCCAGTTTTGCAATTACCGAATCAGCATGGACAATTTTGGCAGCCACTTCCACTTCCGCATCAGAGGACTCAAGCCTGCCGTATCGTATATTGTCCCTGATAGTGCCTGTAAAGAGATGGGGGCTTTGAAGCACATAGCCCAAGGCACTATGAAGCCAGATCTGGCTCCGTTCGCGGTAGTCCCGGCCATCCACAAGTATGGCGCCTGTGGTAGGCTCGAAGAAGCGGCAAACCAGGTTCACCAGTGTGGATTTTCCTGCGCCGGTTTCACCTACTATGGCGACATAGGTTCCGGCCTTCACCTGGAGGTCAAAGTGTTCAAGGACATTTTCCGTGCCGTCAGGATAGCGGAAGGTAACATCCCTGAATTCCACATCCCCCGAAACAGGCTCCCAATTTTCCTTTTTAGGGTTAAAGGTATCGCCGTATTTTTCTATTACTTCGGGCGTATCGATGATGCCTGGCACCTGTTCCAAAAGGCCGCTCACCCTTTCCACGTTGGCCTGGGTAGAGACAAAGTCGGTGAGTATATTGGCAATGTTCTGTATGGGGTCGAAGAAGCCCCCCGCGTATTGAAGGAAAATTGCCAGTATGCTCAAGTCAGCCCCAAGAAAGACAATCTCATAGCCGCCGTACCCCAGCACTATTGCAGTTGCAAGAGAACCAATGAAAAGCACCAATGGTATAAAGATGGAACGCAGTGAAGCCAGATGGTTGGCATGGCGGCGGTAATCGCCTGTTATACCCATGTATTCGCCAAGGCTCTGCTTTTCTGTTACCAGCACTTTTACTGTCCTTGCCCCGGTGATACCCTCGTTCATGGCCCCTGTCATTTTGGAATTGAGTTTGCGAACGATGCGGTTTACCTTAAGGATTTTTTTTTGAAAAATAGCAGTGAGGAGAGCCAAGGGCGGGATGGTGGCGCAGACTATGAGTGCAAGCTGCCAGTGCACCATAAACATGGAGATAACAACCCCGACACAATAAAAAGCAGACCACGAAAAATCAATGAGACCCCAGGCAACAAGATCGCCTATGCGCCCTGTGTCGGAATTGGTACGGGCCATCATGTAGCCTACAGGGGTCTTGTTGTAATAGGAAAGGCTCAGCTTCTGAAGATGAAAGAAAACCGAATTCCTCAATGCCCTGCTTATGCCAACCTCCGCCCTAATGCCGAAAGCCACAAAGAAGCGCACAATAAAGCCCTGGACCAGAGGCAGAATTATTGCTACAGCAATAAGCTTCCATGCCCCTTGGGCACTGCGGGGTTCTATATTATGCTTAATTGCATAACCCAAAAGCAAAGGCAGCACTACGTCTATTGCTGCAGCGCAGAGCATAAGAGACGCACAGCGCACAAGATATTTTTTTTGGGGCAAAATGAAGGGGAGCATTTTTTTCCAAATGCTCAATGACATGGGCTTATTATAATCAAAATCTTCGTAATCGGCCATTAAAAATCCTCTCTATTGCCGCTTTGAATATCGAAGATACGGCGGTAACTTCCCTGGCGGGCCAAAAGCTCCTGATGGGAGCCAATCTCCTCCACTGTCCCATCCTTGAGAACCAGGATCTCATCGGCCTGCATGAGGCTTGAAATACGGTGGGAAATGATTATCACTGCGGCCTCTTTTACACGTTTTCGCAATGCAGAGCGTATTTTTGCGTCAGTTTCAGTATCCACTGCGGAAAGACTGTCGTCGAATATCATCACCGGGGGATTGGATGCCAGCATGCGCGCAATGGCAACCCGCTGTTTCTGCCCCCCCGACAAGGTCACGCCCCTCTCGCCGATTACCGTTTCATAGCCCTCCGCGAATTCTTCAATAGTGTCGTCCACATGGGCCACCGCAGCAGCGCTTTTGATTTCCCCGATATCCATTTCAGGTTTTATCGAAGCAATATTTTCCCTAATGGTTTTGGAAAAGAGGAAAGGCTCCTGAAGACAGAGGCCTATATTTCTTCGCAAGCTGCTCCTTGAAATACGGCGTATATCAATGCCGTCAATGGTAATGCTGCCTGACCCATCAGGCACATCGTAGAGCCTCGAAATAAGATGCACCAATGTCGATTTGCCCGAGCCGGTGCTTCCCAAAATAGCAAGGGTCTTTCCGGGCTTCACAGTAAAGCTGATGTTCTTCAATACCGGCTCGCCTTTTCCATAGGCAAACGTAACATTGTTAAAGCTGATTTCGCCTTTTATCCCGGGGTTAAGCGCATCAGGGGGATCGGTTTCGCTTTCGTTCTGCAAAACATCCCGAACCCTTCCTGCCGAAACCAGGGTCTTGGAAAATTCAGAAAGTATGCGCCCCAGCTGGCGCACTGGCCAGATCATCCAGTTACAATAGGTATAAAAAGCAAGGAATGTGCCAGGGGTAAGATCCCCTTTAACGCTGCGGTAAATACCGGCACTTACAATAATTGCCAGCTGGAAGCCGCTCATCATGTCTCCCGCACCCCAGAACACCCCAAGGAGTTTTCCGATATGCGACCAGATATCGGCATAAGTCCTGGTCCGTTCCGAAAAGCGGTCCATCTCGTAAGCTTCCCTGCCAAAAGCCCGTACAACCCTGACGCCGGTGTAGTTTTCCTGCGCGCAAGACTGCATGACGCCTTCCGCCGCATCGGCCTTGGCAAATTGTTTTTCTACTCCCTTAAAAAAGATGACAGAAAAAAGCAATATGAAAGGGATGAGAATGAGGGCAACCAGGGACATGAAGACATCCATGGAGAACATCATAATCAGGGCAAGTACAAATACGCAAAAAGTGCGCATCAACTCGCTTAAATGGTTCTGGATAAAGTTGCGTATAGTATCCACATCCGAGGTACAGCGCTGAATGATGTCGCCTGTGTGGCAGCTTACATGCCAGTCATAGGGCAGCTTTTGTATATGGCCATAGAGGCTGTTCCGGAGCCGCCAGGCAATGGTTTCGCCCAATTCGATGCTGGTATAACGCCTTACCACATTGGAAAGCCCTGACAGCAAGGCCGCCCCAAGGGTAAGCACCGCACAGATCCAGATATTTTGCTTTAAGAAGGCGGTACCGCCGAGGCTGTCCACAAGCTGCAGCACAAAGGCAGGAGCTTGAAGCGGGGAGGATCCAATCACCGAATCGATTGTGTAGCGTATAATCTGGGGGGACACAAAAGAGAAGGCTACAGTTGTAAAAGTTGTAAGGCAGCAGAGAAAAAAGCTAAAACGCCTGTCTTCCGCCGCCGCCGCTATCATGGCGGGGCGGCTTTTTTTCCAGGGCAATTCCATTTAATCCGCCGTTCCCCGAAGGGTTAGAGCCAGCTCCTTCCATACAAGCTGATCCTTTTCTGATAATTTGGCAAATTCCTCCTGCCTTCCATAGGCAGAAAATTCTATAAACTGGCTGGTCCTTCTTAAGAGTTCATTGAATTTTTTTTCATGGAAGTCTTTGAGCCAACGGGGTATATTCCGGGCTTTTTCTTTGGGGGTGAAACACAGCCCCGCATAGTGGGGGGCACAAAGGCCTTCCGATTTTTCAAAAGCTGCCTGGAGTTCCAATTCCTCGGAACTGCCGCCCCCCGCATTGGAAAGGAAACTCAAATACTCTTCTTCAATTCTATCCCGTTCAACGCAGATAGGGCATTGCCCCTTGGGCTTCCAGGGCCTGTGTTTTTCAAAAGCGACAATACGATCCTCCAAAATATCCCGGCCCATGATTGCAACTGCAAGGCCGTCCCTGAATGCGGCAAGGTTGCGGGAATGAAAATCGCAAAAACCCCCCGCCGCCCGGTGATTGGCCCTGAAAACCCGATCCGACACGTGCTCAAAAAGCATATTGTCGATATACCGTTCAGCCCTGTCGGCAACAATCCTGCAAAGGGGACAGCCGGGTTTTTCCGCGGCCTTTTGAAGTTCAAAAAAATTGATGTGTTTATCCACTGGCATTTTTTATTTTCTAATCTCCAATTTACCATCGCTGCGGCCCACAAAAACCTGCGGCCTTAATTCACGCCCTGACGGGCCGGTGAAAAAACCATTCTCTACAACCCCGGGTATCCTGTTAAGCTCTGCTTCCAGTTTTTTCGGATCCACAGGATCTTTGAACAGGATATCCAGAAGCAGGTGGCCATGTTCGGTAATCACAGGCCCTGCTTTACGCAGTGCTTCCCGCAGTGTTGCTTCCGCCCCCAGCTTCTCAAGGGAGCGGGTAACAGGGATGCGGGCTTCGGCTATCACTTCGATTGGCACAGGGAATTTGAGGCCCAGGTTATTTACAAGCTTTCCTTCATCCACCACAATGCAGTAAGCCCGGGAGGCGTAAGCAACGATTTTTTCCACCAGCAATGCACCGCCTCCACCCTTGACGCAGTAATTCTGCGGATCTACCTCGTCAGCGCCGTCAATGGTCAAATCGAGTTCGCCGCCTATATCCTTTGAATTGAGGGTGTAAAGGGGTATGCCCCATTTTTCGCATTCTATGCTGGTCTGAAAGCTCGTAGGCACTGCCAATATGTTTTTCAGCTTCCCCTGCTGCATAAGGCTCCCTATGTGGCGGACTGCAGGAATGGCAGTGGAACCTGTCCCCAGGCCGAGCTTCATGCCGCTTCTTACCAGGGCTTCTACCGCTGCTTTCCCTACCATCTCTTTTATCTCTTTCTGATCCATTTTTATATCCTGATTTATTCCTGGAGTTTGACCCTGCTGATGAGGGAGGGAGGAAATTCCTTCCCCATGAAGTAGGTGTACTGATAACGAGCCTGTCTTATGAGCATATCATAGCCATTCAATATGCGGCAGCCCGAAGCTTCTGCCCTGACAAGGCATCGGGTTTTGGCCGGTTTATAGATTAAGTCCATGACTAATTCTTTTCCTGTGAAATGGTAAAATTCTATAGGGTCTGCATCAGGCAAGGGCTCCATTCCTACCGAGGTAGTCTGAATGATAATATCCGCATATTTCTCCATCATCTCAATGCCTTTGTTGTCCAGGCTTGCCCAGGCAAATTTATAGGGAAGGGCTACATCCCTTGCCCTCACTGCAGTACGGTTCAGGATAAGAGCCTTGCCCTTGAGCCTGTAAACCTCGGCCGCTACTGCCCGTGAAACTCCCCCTGCTCCGACTATGGTGACCCTCTTCCCCCTAAGATCCTTGCGGCCGGAAAATTCAAGAAGGGAATCAGTGAAACCCTGGGCGTCAGTATTGTAACCCATCCAGCCATCGGCGCTTGAGACAATCGTGTTGCAGGCGCCAATGGATTGCACCAGATCCGATTTACAGAAAAGGAAGGGCAGCACTGATTCTTTGTAGGGAACAGTAACAGAAACACCGGAAATGCGTATTTCCTCAGCTAAACGTATTAGTGAGTGGATAGAATCTGCAGGAAAAGGTATATATACTGCGTCTGTCTTTTCTATGTCGAATACGGTATTGAAAAAATGGGGGCTGGCAGAGACTTTGAGGGGAAAACCGGTAACGCCAAAAATTTTCGTTTTGCCGGTAATCTCCCTAAAGTGGAATTGCTCTGCAAGCTCCCTGGGGTCAAGCTGGCCCGAAGCGCCGGCGGGCATATCAGGCTCGCCTTTCACTGTGGTATAGCTCAGATAGGATCCCATAGGCTCTGCAAGGATGCGGGTTGAAACGCCGTAATCGCCCATACAGAGGAGTATTTTTTCCAAATCCGAAGTTTCTTTTGCAGCCTGATAGACCCTGATGGTATCATCCAGGGACTGGGGCATCACCGCGGCTTTTACAAGCTCATCCCCTACCCGCCTCAGTTCACGCAGTTTTGCTGCCAGATCATGATCCACGCC is drawn from Leadbettera azotonutricia ZAS-9 and contains these coding sequences:
- a CDS encoding ABC transporter ATP-binding protein, which translates into the protein MADYEDFDYNKPMSLSIWKKMLPFILPQKKYLVRCASLMLCAAAIDVVLPLLLGYAIKHNIEPRSAQGAWKLIAVAIILPLVQGFIVRFFVAFGIRAEVGISRALRNSVFFHLQKLSLSYYNKTPVGYMMARTNSDTGRIGDLVAWGLIDFSWSAFYCVGVVISMFMVHWQLALIVCATIPPLALLTAIFQKKILKVNRIVRKLNSKMTGAMNEGITGARTVKVLVTEKQSLGEYMGITGDYRRHANHLASLRSIFIPLVLFIGSLATAIVLGYGGYEIVFLGADLSILAIFLQYAGGFFDPIQNIANILTDFVSTQANVERVSGLLEQVPGIIDTPEVIEKYGDTFNPKKENWEPVSGDVEFRDVTFRYPDGTENVLEHFDLQVKAGTYVAIVGETGAGKSTLVNLVCRFFEPTTGAILVDGRDYRERSQIWLHSALGYVLQSPHLFTGTIRDNIRYGRLESSDAEVEVAAKIVHADSVIAKLENGFDTEVGEGGDRLSTGEKQLISFARAVLADPRIFILDEATSSVDTEMEMLLQNAIHHLLEGRTSFVIAHRLSTIRGADIILVVHNGKIIERGTHKELMRAKGHYHDLYTRQFEEEAEEEVLRDHPGI
- a CDS encoding ABC transporter ATP-binding protein; this translates as MELPWKKSRPAMIAAAAEDRRFSFFLCCLTTFTTVAFSFVSPQIIRYTIDSVIGSSPLQAPAFVLQLVDSLGGTAFLKQNIWICAVLTLGAALLSGLSNVVRRYTSIELGETIAWRLRNSLYGHIQKLPYDWHVSCHTGDIIQRCTSDVDTIRNFIQNHLSELMRTFCVFVLALIMMFSMDVFMSLVALILIPFILLFSVIFFKGVEKQFAKADAAEGVMQSCAQENYTGVRVVRAFGREAYEMDRFSERTRTYADIWSHIGKLLGVFWGAGDMMSGFQLAIIVSAGIYRSVKGDLTPGTFLAFYTYCNWMIWPVRQLGRILSEFSKTLVSAGRVRDVLQNESETDPPDALNPGIKGEISFNNVTFAYGKGEPVLKNISFTVKPGKTLAILGSTGSGKSTLVHLISRLYDVPDGSGSITIDGIDIRRISRSSLRRNIGLCLQEPFLFSKTIRENIASIKPEMDIGEIKSAAAVAHVDDTIEEFAEGYETVIGERGVTLSGGQKQRVAIARMLASNPPVMIFDDSLSAVDTETDAKIRSALRKRVKEAAVIIISHRISSLMQADEILVLKDGTVEEIGSHQELLARQGSYRRIFDIQSGNREDF
- a CDS encoding DUF6062 family protein, whose amino-acid sequence is MPVDKHINFFELQKAAEKPGCPLCRIVADRAERYIDNMLFEHVSDRVFRANHRAAGGFCDFHSRNLAAFRDGLAVAIMGRDILEDRIVAFEKHRPWKPKGQCPICVERDRIEEEYLSFLSNAGGGSSEELELQAAFEKSEGLCAPHYAGLCFTPKEKARNIPRWLKDFHEKKFNELLRRTSQFIEFSAYGRQEEFAKLSEKDQLVWKELALTLRGTAD
- the rpiA gene encoding ribose-5-phosphate isomerase RpiA → MDQKEIKEMVGKAAVEALVRSGMKLGLGTGSTAIPAVRHIGSLMQQGKLKNILAVPTSFQTSIECEKWGIPLYTLNSKDIGGELDLTIDGADEVDPQNYCVKGGGGALLVEKIVAYASRAYCIVVDEGKLVNNLGLKFPVPIEVIAEARIPVTRSLEKLGAEATLREALRKAGPVITEHGHLLLDILFKDPVDPKKLEAELNRIPGVVENGFFTGPSGRELRPQVFVGRSDGKLEIRK
- a CDS encoding type I 3-dehydroquinate dehydratase; the encoded protein is MAKICLCLTGKTLARDIEVLQKYQKYVDIAELRADCLDPDERFLIRRFPEMAGLPVILTIRRSLDGGKYVGGEGARITLLSKGLAFAEADRRRNFAYVDLEDDLYVPSLEEAARTYGTRIIRSYHNMNGVDHDLAAKLRELRRVGDELVKAAVMPQSLDDTIRVYQAAKETSDLEKILLCMGDYGVSTRILAEPMGSYLSYTTVKGEPDMPAGASGQLDPRELAEQFHFREITGKTKIFGVTGFPLKVSASPHFFNTVFDIEKTDAVYIPFPADSIHSLIRLAEEIRISGVSVTVPYKESVLPFLFCKSDLVQSIGACNTIVSSADGWMGYNTDAQGFTDSLLEFSGRKDLRGKRVTIVGAGGVSRAVAAEVYRLKGKALILNRTAVRARDVALPYKFAWASLDNKGIEMMEKYADIIIQTTSVGMEPLPDADPIEFYHFTGKELVMDLIYKPAKTRCLVRAEASGCRILNGYDMLIRQARYQYTYFMGKEFPPSLISRVKLQE